The proteins below are encoded in one region of Phaeodactylum tricornutum CCAP 1055/1 chromosome 3, complete sequence:
- a CDS encoding predicted protein has protein sequence MKWSTLLFALVMATFPWDTRLAYAAPGLLIANTRGDNAIVQYTLPFADGDVPTTLLGSDAVEGPDHLLVEGDYLYISHGDSPETSAIARMNVADGTLEADFATGGALHRPYGFDFYNGTLYVASFKSDQILMYAQETGDYVGVFAETNGTEEGLCNGPNQIYISDDDGLLYMTTQGSNFNGTELNFLFNSQIVVYDLETGDGSVFLPPPMPLPGGAGFVSLLGVTVGCGTASAPAAGEACTMYTTDFAGGLRVYAMDPDGPTLLYAVETSYQAGVSTGSLSFDTAESQLYVPVWLNETSGAVVLRFAADDGASAGLLETDDSAIYIETDDGSTDLSRPIGVLFLPEAVDFSTEVPAASPGGSSAATACGSVALGCTAMMTWFAFVTVAVSSGF, from the coding sequence ATGAAGTGGTCGACGCTTCTCTTTGCGTTGGTCATGGCGACTTTTCCATGGGACACGCGCCTCGCCTACGCCGCTCCCGGCTTGTTGATCGCCAACACGCGGGGGGACAACGCCATCGTGCAGTACACCCTGCCCTTTGCCGACGGGGACGTGCCGACGACACTGTTGGGGAGCGATGCCGTCGAAGGACCGGATCACCTTTTGGTCGAGGGCGATTATTTGTACATTTCACACGGCGACTCGCCCGAGACTTCCGCTATTGCCCGGATGAACGTGGCGGACGGGACGCTCGAGGCTGACTTTGCCACCGGGGGTGCGCTCCACCGACCCTACGGATTCGATTTCTACAACGGCACACTCTACGTGGCCAGTTTCAAGTCCGATCAAATTCTCATGTACGCGCAAGAGACCGGGGACTACGTGGGCGTGTTTGCCGAGACGAACGGTACCGAAGAAGGACTCTGCAACGGACCGAACCAAATCTACAtcagtgacgacgatggtcTTTTGTACATGACCACGCAGGGAAGTAACTTCAACGGCACGGAGTTAAATTTTCTCTTCAATAGTCAAATTGTCGTCTACGACTTGGAGACGGGCGATGGCTCTGTCTTTTTGCCACCTCCGATGCCTTTACCGGGTGGTGCAGGATTTGTCAGTTTGCTGGGCGTCACCGTTGGGTGTGGCACCGCGAGCGCACCCGCTGCGGGGGAAGCCTGTACCATGTATACAACCGATTTTGCCGGCGGTTTGCGAGTCTACGCCATGGATCCTGATGGACCCACGCTCCTTTACGCCGTGGAAACTTCTTACCAAGCCGGCGTTTCCACCGGATCTCTTTCCTTCGATACAGCGGAGAGTCAGTTGTACGTGCCCGTTTGGCTCAACGAAACATCGGGAGCGGTGGTATTACGCTTCGCGGCGGACGACGGAGCGAGTGCCGGGCTACTGGAGACCGACGATTCGGCCATTTACATTGAAACTGACGATGGCTCCACGGATCTGAGCCGTCCAATTGGTGTCTTATTTCTGCCTGAAGCTGTTGATTTTTCCACAGAGGTACCGGCCGCATCCCCGGGAGGGTCCTCGGCCGCAACGGCGTGCGGCAGCGTGGCACTCGGGTGCACAGCCATGATGACATGGTTCGCCTTCGTTACGGTTGCCGTATCGTCGGGTTTCTGA
- a CDS encoding predicted protein, with protein sequence MSSEENLSLASWDLPRRQTNGSPYPGNVPITASDPPPPFLPHPTGCTERIVRRMSRPPLSSHRRNEPWRANERHYCAVCNVWMGSDRPSIALHENGRKHREQVELSLTQRRDAKAQQDQAAARVQQSVRQMEAAATQALYTQDLARYATQSSYDASSNVRPVTALCRGNLAPSAPGPSAVPLPTPSVVQSAGPLPTQQEWESRKQQRQEEKARHQKRKQQEHNDDSDGSNEANPTVAVTSKRQRVIATDEGHYSWDGGQTVYLEGVVFGELLEADMPVQLWTGSATANAAEQRLPERAGFWRNALVVRVRPRPLSTSEAARIVTDVAYLAAPNDVDETIETAVPLNRLRIILGADESIPNTLEEARLVALGGETIVPCTSEPSTVDETTGLSSWSTVAIKRTTVHNELREERERLRQQRQQAATAAEKARKETEARKMEEAKVSNADDSALGAYDVWSRGNRDGYKGVDIHGEAKVEVHELGKKLADGKAKVGFKKSAFRSKTKKQNVRTTSADDD encoded by the exons ATGTCCAGTGAGGAAAATCTCAGTCTTGCGAGTTGGGATCTTCCCCGTCGGCAGACCAACGGCTCCCCGTATCCCGGGAACGTTCCGATCACAG CGAGCGACCCCCCCCCGCCCTTTCTTCCCCACCCCACTGGGTGTACCGAGAGAATTGTCCGCCGCATGAGTCGCCCACCGCTTTCCTCCCACCGCCGCAACGAACCATGGCGAGCGAACGAGCGTCACTACTGCGCCGTCTGCAACGTATGGATGGGATCGGATCGTCCCAGTATCGCCCTGCACGAAAACGGTCGCAAACATCGGGAGCAAGTGGAACTTTCCCTCACGCAACGGCGGGATGCCAAAGCACAACAGGATCAAGCCGCCGCCCGGGTGCAACAGAGTGTGCGACAAatggaagccgccgccacgcAGGCACTCTACACGCAGGATCTGGCACGTTACGCCACACAGTCGAGCTACGACGCGTCGTCCAACGTGCGACCGGTGACGGCGTTGTGCAGGGGGAATCTTGCCCCGTCCGCGCCCGGGCCCTCCGCCGTTCCACTGCCGACTCCTTCTGTGGTACAGTCTGCTGGGCCGCTACCGACACAGCAAGAATGGGAGTCTCGGAAACAGCAgcgacaagaagaaaaagcccgCCACCAGAAACGCAAGCAGCAGGAGCacaacgacgacagtgacGGTAGTAACGAGGCAAATCCAACAGTAGCCGTCACGTCCAAACGGCAACGCGTTATTGCTACGGACGAAGGGCATTACAGTTGGGATGGCGGACAAACAGTCTACCTGGAAGGCGTCGTCTTTGGCGAACTACTGGAGGCCGACATGCCGGTACAATTGTGGACCGGCAGCGCGACGGCCAACGCGGCGGAACAGCGCCTACCCGAACGTGCCGGCTTTTGGCGAAACGCGTTGGTCGTACGCGTTCGTCCCCGACCACTGTCGACCTCGGAAGCCGCACGGATTGTGACGGACGTGGCGTACCTCGCGGCACCCAACGATGTTGACGAAACCATCGAAACAGCCGTCCCTTTGAATAGATTACGAATCATTTTGGGAGCCGACGAAAGCATCCCGAATACCTTGGAAGAAGCCCGCTTGGTAGCTTTGGGAGGAGAAACCATCGTGCCTTGTACTTCGGAACCAAGCACGGTGGACGAAACCACCGGTCTATCGTCCTGGTCCACGGTGGCCATCAAGCGCACAACGGTCCACAACGAACTCCGTGAAGAGCGGGAGCGActacgacaacaacgacaacaggCGGCTACGGCGGCGGAAAAGGCGCGCAAGGAAACCGAAGCACgaaaaatggaagaagccaaagtcTCCAACGCGGACGATTCGGCTCTCGGCGCGTACGACGTCTGGAGTCGCGGCAATCGCGACGGCTACAAAGGCGTCGATATTCACGGAGAAGCCAAGGTGGAGGTGCACGAACTGGGGAAAAAGTTGGCGGATGGCAAAGCCAAGGTAGGATTCAAGAAGAGCGCTTTTCGatccaaaacaaaaaagcaaAACGTACGGACAACTTCGGCGGACGATGACTGA
- a CDS encoding predicted protein has protein sequence MTETGGLTRAQSRLELLSNTASVMESSNNLLEYHHHPPPATELTVRPTSSSCVSPAVPSEPPALVGVARPSRPPVTFPSRTTVPSLLSSVSLDKETTNHRAHSFDESVAFGTEARFGSNSVHGPQHTTHTHGNHHLIQYSPYKTADSTGTFLEASAHVPIPSLATSRLSLPPHPHTAFRPPHSVGRTRHPLSEGNVRNSGDASIESTLAETLTHRTTSTSSPPLPPHTVSIGDTQNMLRHHRDESPVTREPFGLPRWTQRTTYPSLPNGDRDAASPVGLPSHEDLLRENQDLKQLLHGRDGIVLALQQRVMELERKLQSQVLPTRKISQIPVEDMMNLMREYGSEISDVVMPPRKLSIQKASVVRQFRRWNPNFFEYFSYANGRWEPKLGRQGELARRLQSRNEHALEKKQAEHNTPSSSTTPLASSTPTASPRIRPSNGTHPPPAPSTVTDGSDTFPMPSGDAQAEK, from the exons ATGACGGAAACGGGCGGACTCACGCGAGCCCAGAGTCGCTTGGAATTGCTTTCCAACACGGCCAGTGTCATGGAAAGTTCAAATAACTTGTTGGAgtatcatcatcatccaccaCCAGCAACGGAACTCACCGTCAGACCGACGTCGTCCAGTTGCGTTTCTCCGGCGGTACCATCCGAACCCCCCGCACTAGTGGGAGTCGCCAGACCGTCCCGTCCTCCCGTAACGTTCCCTAGTCGCACTACGGTGCCTTCCTTGCTCTCCTCCGTTTCTCTCGACAAGGAAACAACGAATCATCGGGCACATTCGTTCGACGAGTCCGTCGCCTTTGGGACCGAAGCGCGCTTCGGCTCGAACAGCGTCCATGGACCACAACAcactacacacacacacggcAACCATCATCTCATTCAGTACAGTCCGTACAAGACAGCCGACTCGACGGGAACTTTCCTCGAGGCGAGTGCGCACGTTCCTATACCGTCCTTGGCGACGTCGCGGCTGTCGCTTCCACCGCACCCACACACGGCCTTTCGTCCACCGCACTCGGTAGGTAGAACCCGGCATCCACTCTCCGAGGGAAACGTCCGAAACTCCGGCGATGCGTCCATCGAGTCGACCCTGGCCGAGACTCTTACCCATCGAACGACGTCAACGTCGTCACCGCCGCTTCCTCCCCACACGGTATCGATTGGAGATACCCAGAACATGCTCCGACACCATCGTGACGAATCGCCCGTGACGCGGGAACCCTTCGGTTTGCCGCGCTGGACACAACGGACCACCTACCCGTCGTTGCCGAACGGGGACCGCGACGCGGCTTCCCCGGTGGGACTCCCCTCGCACGAAGACTTGTTGCGGGAAAATCAGGATCTGAAACAACTCCTGCACGGGCGGGACGGCATCGTGCTCGCCCTCCAACAAAGAGTTATGGAACTCGAACGCAAGCTCCAGTCCCAAGTCCTGCCGACCCGCAAAATTTCCCAAATTCCTGTCGA GGATATGATGAATTTGATGCGGGAATACGGTTCCGAGATCTCGGACGTGGTCATGCCACCCCGCAAACTAAGCATACAAAAGGCTTCGGTTGTGCGGCAGTTCCGCCGTTGGAATCCCAACTTTTTTGAATACTTTTCCTACGCGAACGGGCGCTGGGAACCCAAATTGGGCCGCCAGGGCGAGCTTGCGCGCCGGCTCCAATCCCGAAACGAACacgcgttggaaaagaaacaagCCGAGCACAACACCCCGTCGAGTTCCACCACGCcgttggcttcttcgaccCCCACGGCGTCTCCACGAATCCGTCCTTCCAACGGGACCCATCCGCCTCCAGCACCGAGCACGGTCACCGATGGCAGCGACACATTCCCGATGCCGTCCGGTGATGCGCAAGCGGAGAAATAG
- a CDS encoding predicted protein: MELNTSATTTATYSQIDLKEQAVPQAHAVAVLGVPHVKAVPKVEVVAPADLAGGYQFTVDLNGRVLLVSVPDGGVSQGQSFQATVVSEVDHDRDGPHESEHQASGDVPVGGWRGGLCDRCSHGYCHPTCCLSFWCPSIALGQVMTRSGLNWLGDPLENSGHKAPPAHSTGWSAFRILLVMTIAVYALTIFLVIIITEASPNYYSNDPSQPVASTDTLIWLILKYSLRQVWMTFQGIYYFGDTNPPVASTDTPIWVIATDSLRQFLIRLFVIYFVVITIKTCRVFRRRHGSPGVLFEDYFLIVFNRWCIVAQMLHHTADYSHQKAACCTETGLAHDQHIV; encoded by the exons ATGGAGCTGAACACTTCCGCTACAACGACGGCGACCTACTCACAGATTGATCTTAAGGAGCAAGCGGTTCCCCAAGCCCACGCCGTCGCCGTTCTGGGAGTTCCTCACGTTAAGGCTGTACCGAAAGTTGAAGTCGTGGCACCCGCAGACCTCGCCGGGGGGTACCAGTTCACAGTCGACTTGAATGGACGTGTTCTTCTCGTCTCAGTG CCGGATGGCGGAGTCTCGCAAGGCCAAAGCTTCCAGGCGACTGTCGTCAGCGAGGTGGATCATGACCGTGATGGCCCTCATGAAAGTGAGCACCAGGCGTCGGGTGACGTTCCAGTGGGGGGCTGGCGCGGCGGCCTTTGTGATCGCTGCTCGCACGGTTACTGCCACCCCACGTGCTGCCTTTCGTTCTGGTGTCCCTCAATTGCTCTGGGACAGGTTATGACACGCAGCGGACTCAATTGGTTGGGTGACCCATTGGAAAACAGTGGTCACAAAGCTCCTCCAGCACACAGTACGGGATGGTCGGCCTTCAGGATTCTCTTGGTGATGACGATTGCCGTGTATGCGTTGACCATATTTCTAGTGATCATTATCACGGAAGCAAGCCCCAACTACTACAGCAACGACCCTAGCCAGCCGGTGGCTTCAACGGATACCCTGATCTGGCTTATTCTAAAGTACTCGCTTCGCCAGGTCTGGATGACCTTCCAAGGTATCTACTATTTTGGAGACACTAACCCCCCGGTGGCCTCAACGGATACCCCGATCTGGGTCATCGCAACGGACTCGCTTCGCCAGTTCTTGATTCGCCTCTTTGTTATCTACTTTGTCGTAATTACCATCAAAACGTGTCGAGTTTTTCGTCGGCGCCATGGGAGTCCGGGCGTTCTCTTCGAGGATTACTTTCTCATTGTCTTTAACCGCTGGTGCATCGTGGCCCAGATGCTCCACCATACGGCCGATTACAGTCACCAAAAGGCAGCCTGCTGCACCGAAACTGGCTTGGCACACGATCAACACATTGTGTAA